From Cellulosimicrobium sp. ES-005, one genomic window encodes:
- the rsmI gene encoding 16S rRNA (cytidine(1402)-2'-O)-methyltransferase, translating to MSSSTDVPDADRPTTPREAGHLVLGGTPIGNAEDASPRLRRLLAEADVVAAEDTRRLHALAGRLGVQVGGRVLSFHEHNETDRADDLLDVVDGGGTVLVVSDAGMPSVSDPGFRVVARAVERGVPVTTAPGPSAVLTALALSGLPTDRFCFEGFLPRKAGDRSRTLAALVDEPRTLVFFEAPHRVAETLAAMAEAFGADRPAAVARELTKTYEEVLRGPLAELAERAAEEQLRGEICVVVGGAPPRGPVPLAELVPGVLARVDGGERLKEVVADVAQDAGVAKRDLYAAALEARRR from the coding sequence ATGTCCTCCTCGACCGACGTGCCCGACGCCGACCGGCCCACGACCCCGCGGGAGGCCGGGCACCTGGTGCTCGGCGGCACCCCCATCGGCAACGCGGAGGACGCGAGCCCGCGCCTGCGGCGCCTGCTCGCGGAGGCCGACGTCGTCGCGGCCGAGGACACACGCCGCCTGCACGCGCTCGCGGGCCGGCTGGGCGTGCAGGTCGGCGGTCGTGTCCTCAGCTTCCACGAGCACAACGAGACCGACCGCGCGGACGACCTGCTCGACGTCGTCGACGGCGGCGGGACGGTCCTCGTCGTCTCGGACGCGGGGATGCCGAGCGTGTCCGACCCCGGCTTCCGCGTCGTCGCGCGCGCGGTCGAGCGCGGGGTCCCCGTGACCACGGCGCCCGGGCCGAGCGCGGTGCTCACGGCGCTCGCGCTCTCCGGGCTCCCGACGGACCGCTTCTGCTTCGAGGGGTTCCTGCCGCGCAAGGCGGGCGACCGGTCGCGCACGCTCGCGGCGCTCGTCGACGAGCCGCGCACGCTCGTGTTCTTCGAGGCGCCGCACCGCGTGGCGGAGACGCTCGCCGCGATGGCCGAGGCGTTCGGCGCGGACCGGCCGGCCGCCGTCGCGCGCGAGCTCACCAAGACCTACGAGGAGGTGCTGCGCGGGCCCCTCGCCGAGCTCGCGGAGCGCGCCGCCGAGGAGCAGCTCCGGGGGGAGATCTGCGTCGTGGTGGGGGGCGCGCCGCCGCGCGGGCCGGTCCCGCTCGCCGAGCTCGTCCCGGGCGTGCTGGCGCGCGTGGACGGCGGCGAGCGGCTCAAGGAGGTCGTCGCGGACGTCGCCCAGGACGCGGGGGTCGCGAAGCGCGACCTCTACGCGGCCGCGCTGGAGGCGCGCCGCCGCTGA
- a CDS encoding isochorismatase family protein has protein sequence MSESTSAPRRALIVVDVQPTFCEGGELGVEGGNAVAQRIADHARDHRDAYDLVVTTQDWHVDPGEHWSPEPDFVDTWPPHGIAGTPNAELHPALADLAPDAGVKKGEYQAAYSGFEGVDVGGRPLADVLRDAGIEAVDVVGIAESHCVRATALDAHALGLATRVLTDLTVPVTPELGAAAREELAAAGVALEPSTAVGR, from the coding sequence ATGAGCGAGAGCACCTCCGCGCCGCGCCGCGCGCTGATCGTCGTCGACGTCCAGCCCACGTTCTGCGAGGGCGGCGAGCTGGGGGTCGAGGGCGGGAACGCCGTCGCGCAGCGCATCGCCGACCACGCGCGCGACCACCGCGACGCCTACGACCTCGTCGTCACGACCCAGGACTGGCACGTGGACCCGGGCGAGCACTGGAGCCCCGAGCCGGACTTCGTCGACACGTGGCCCCCGCACGGGATCGCGGGCACGCCGAACGCCGAGCTCCACCCCGCGCTGGCCGACCTCGCGCCCGACGCCGGGGTCAAGAAGGGCGAGTACCAGGCCGCCTACTCCGGGTTCGAGGGGGTCGACGTCGGCGGCCGGCCGCTCGCGGACGTCCTGCGCGACGCGGGGATCGAGGCCGTCGACGTCGTCGGCATCGCCGAGTCGCACTGCGTGCGCGCGACGGCGCTCGACGCCCACGCGCTCGGCCTCGCCACCCGGGTCCTCACCGACCTCACCGTGCCGGTCACGCCCGAGCTGGGCGCCGCGGCGCGCGAGGAGCTCGCGGCGGCAGGGGTCGCGCTCGAGCCGAGCACCGCCGTCGGGCGCTGA
- a CDS encoding lactococcin 972 family bacteriocin, protein MSVMTSDVRRGAHEIEHTRARRPRQGRVRRALIGATLSLGLVAAGATAAYATRVSAGGGTWDYGVTSLAASYNWSDYYHSSRVHGSSVTGDSGLVRSLCRGGGSWSTASAWDSNPFRIDKAYWRHC, encoded by the coding sequence ATGTCAGTCATGACGAGCGACGTCCGGCGCGGCGCGCACGAGATCGAGCACACGAGGGCGCGTCGCCCGAGGCAGGGCCGCGTCCGCAGGGCGCTCATCGGCGCGACGCTGAGCCTCGGGCTCGTCGCGGCCGGTGCGACCGCCGCGTACGCGACGCGGGTCTCGGCCGGCGGCGGGACCTGGGACTACGGCGTCACGAGCCTCGCCGCGAGCTACAACTGGTCGGACTACTACCACTCGTCGCGCGTGCACGGATCGAGCGTGACGGGTGACTCGGGCCTCGTGCGCTCGCTGTGCCGTGGCGGCGGGAGCTGGTCGACCGCCAGCGCGTGGGACAGCAACCCGTTCCGCATCGACAAGGCGTACTGGCGCCACTGCTGA